From a region of the Lactuca sativa cultivar Salinas chromosome 4, Lsat_Salinas_v11, whole genome shotgun sequence genome:
- the LOC111896028 gene encoding uncharacterized protein LOC111896028 isoform X1 translates to MQQANQSDSETEATGSDMTPRRKGNMGSENMTEYEKQRMKRIEENKARMKAMGLDKMASSFMGSVPVSRNANKKGKQKVGLEDDEEYKPPVEDEEFSSASESDGDDYDDEYYMSRTKPKVKKSTPSKKISKLSENSDFVGGDDDDALMKAIALSLQDSPGFLDVTSKTPPQKSDSKVSNVEKKQIVRKDDSGNRKRKNWQFASRVQMTEDELILHFFQFDEVGKGGISLRDLRRVAASHDFTWTDEEMRDMIQFFDSNGDGKLSLEDFTKIVERCHMRQGSENTQLAS, encoded by the exons ATGCAGCAAGCCAATCAATCAGATTCAGAAACCGAAGCTACGGGCTCCGATATGACCCCACGGAGAAAAGGGAATATGGGTTCAGAGAATATGACAGAGTACGAGAAACAGAGAATGAAAAGAATTGAAGAGAACAAGGCGAGAATGAAAGCAATGGGTTTAGACAAAATGGCGTCTTCGTTTATGGGTTCGGTTCCTGTTTCTCGAAACGCGAACAAGAAGGGTAAACAGAAGGTGGGTTTGGAAGACGATGAGGAGTATAAGCCACCTGTTGAGGATGAGGAATTCAGTTCTGCAAGTGAATCAGATGGTGACGATTACGATGATGAATATTACATGTCTCGAACGAAG CCAAAGGTGAAAAAATCAACACCTAGCAAGAAAATTTCAAAGCTTTCAGAAAACTCGGATTTtgttggtggtgatgatgatgacgcCTTGATGAAG GCCATTGCTCTTTCTCTACAAGATTCACCAGGTTTTTTGGATGTAACGAGCAAAACGCCTCCTCAAAAATCTGATTCAAAGGTATCAAATGTTGAAAAAAAGCAGATTGTACGTAAAGATGATTCTGGAAATCGAAAGAGGAAAAACTGG CAGTTTGCAAGTCGAGTTCAAATGACAGAGGATGAATTGATACTACACTTCTTTCAGTTTGATG AAGTAGGCAAAGGGGGGATAAGTCTTAGGGATTTGAGAAGAGTAGCAGCTTCACATGATTTTACATGGACAGATGAAGAGATGAGGGATATGATTCAATTCTTTGATAGCAATGGAGATGGAAAG CTAAGCCTTGAGGATTTCACTAAGATTGTTGAGCGATGTCACATGAGACAAGGGTCTGAAAATACACAATTGGCATCATGA
- the LOC111896023 gene encoding uncharacterized protein LOC111896023, with protein sequence MAQTHGLPILFTLSPTIPSNKHLNSLRMRSSKIRADISLEVEEHPFPFPPNAMRRKLDSRWLGGFSLGIDLGLSRTGLAISKGFSVRPLKVLELRGQKLEKGLLAIAQEQEVDEFIIGLPVSSDGKETPQSNKVRSVAGRIAIWAAERGWRVYLQDEHGTSTDAMNRMINLGLNKSDRKQSLDAYAAMMVLERYFSESGERVELVLPKQLELQEKLRKGPQSESDDDVDFF encoded by the exons ATGGCGCAGACGCATGGATTGCCAATATTATTTACACTTTCACCCACTATTCCTTCCAATAAACATCTCAATTCTCTACGAATGCGCTCTTCAAAAATTAGGGCAGATATCTCACTCGAAGTCGAAGAACACCCTTTTCCTTTCCCCCCAAACGCCATGCGAAGGAAGCTTGATTCCAGGTGGTTGGGTGGATTCAGTCTAGGAATTGATCTTGGGTTGTCTCGTACCGGTCTTGCCATAAGCAAAGGATTCTCAGTTCGCCCCCTCAAG GTTCTGGAATTAAGGGGCCAAAAGCTTGAGAAGGGCCTGCTTGCAATTGCTCAAGAACAG GAGGTAGATGAGTTTATTATTGGGTTGCCCGTTTCATCAGATGGAAAAGAGACGCCACAATCTAATAAAGTTCGTAGCGTTGCAGGTAGGATAGCCATTTGGGCTGCAGAGAG GGGTTGGAGAGTATACTTACAAGACGAACATGGCACATCTACAGATGCAATGAACCGGATGATTAACCT GGGCCTCAACAAATCGGATCGCAAACAAAGTCTTGATGCTTATGCAGCCATG ATGGTGTTGGAGAGGTATTTCTCGGAATCAGGGGAGAGGGTAGAGTTGGTTTTGCCAAAGCAATTGGAGCTCCAAGAAAAGCTTCGAAAAGGTCCACAGTCAGAATCAGATGATGACGTGGACTTCTTTTAA
- the LOC111896018 gene encoding transcription initiation factor TFIID subunit 11: MKQSKDPFEVAFEELDESLPDSPDTHDEIMAQTLSSKPNINSQRDDLENSIHPLNQPKSRVRLASTSAAIPTNQKNKEDDEEEEEENMDVELGKFPSTGDPDKMAKMQSILSQFTEEQMSRYESFRRSGFQKSNMKRLLASITGSAKISMPMTIVVSGIAKIFVGELVETARVVMTERKETGPIRPCHIREAYRRLKLEGKIPKRSVPRLFR; the protein is encoded by the exons ATGAAGCAATCAAAAGATCCATTTGAAGTAGCGTTTGAGGAACTAGATGAATCCCTTCCTGATTCCCCCGACACTCATGATGAGATTATGGCTCAAACTTTATCATCAAAACCAAATATCAACTCGCAAAGAGATGATTTGGAAAACAGTATTCATCCTTTAAACCAACCAAAATCAAGAGTCAGATTGGCCTCAACTTCAGCAGCCATCCCAACCAATCAGAAGAACAAAGAagatgatgaggaagaagaagaggaaaacaTGGATGTTGAACTTGGAAAATTCCCATCTACAGGAGACCCCGACAAAATGGCCAAGATGCA ATCAATATTATCTCAGTTCACTGAGGAACAAATGAGTAGGTATGAATCTTTCAGAAGATCTGGATTTCAGAAATCAAACATGAAGAGG TTATTAGCCAGCATTACTGGAAGTGCCAAGATTTCAATGCCAATGACTATTGTCGTATCCGGGATAGCAAAGATTTTTGTTGGTGAACTTGTTGAGACAG CGAGGGTAGTGATGACAGAGAGAAAGGAGACGGGGCCAATAAGGCCGTGTCACATTCGGGAAGCGTACAGAAGGTTAAAACTTGAAGGAAAGATTCCAAAAAGATCGGTGCCAAGGCTTTTTCGTTAG
- the LOC111896028 gene encoding uncharacterized protein LOC111896028 isoform X2: MQQANQSDSETEATGSDMTPRRKGNMGSENMTEYEKQRMKRIEENKARMKAMGLDKMASSFMGSVPVSRNANKKGKQKVGLEDDEEYKPPVEDEEFSSASESDGDDYDDEYYMSRTKPKVKKSTPSKKISKLSENSDFVGGDDDDALMKAIALSLQDSPGFLDVTSKTPPQKSDSKVSNVEKKQIVRKDDSGNRKRKNWFASRVQMTEDELILHFFQFDEVGKGGISLRDLRRVAASHDFTWTDEEMRDMIQFFDSNGDGKLSLEDFTKIVERCHMRQGSENTQLAS; encoded by the exons ATGCAGCAAGCCAATCAATCAGATTCAGAAACCGAAGCTACGGGCTCCGATATGACCCCACGGAGAAAAGGGAATATGGGTTCAGAGAATATGACAGAGTACGAGAAACAGAGAATGAAAAGAATTGAAGAGAACAAGGCGAGAATGAAAGCAATGGGTTTAGACAAAATGGCGTCTTCGTTTATGGGTTCGGTTCCTGTTTCTCGAAACGCGAACAAGAAGGGTAAACAGAAGGTGGGTTTGGAAGACGATGAGGAGTATAAGCCACCTGTTGAGGATGAGGAATTCAGTTCTGCAAGTGAATCAGATGGTGACGATTACGATGATGAATATTACATGTCTCGAACGAAG CCAAAGGTGAAAAAATCAACACCTAGCAAGAAAATTTCAAAGCTTTCAGAAAACTCGGATTTtgttggtggtgatgatgatgacgcCTTGATGAAG GCCATTGCTCTTTCTCTACAAGATTCACCAGGTTTTTTGGATGTAACGAGCAAAACGCCTCCTCAAAAATCTGATTCAAAGGTATCAAATGTTGAAAAAAAGCAGATTGTACGTAAAGATGATTCTGGAAATCGAAAGAGGAAAAACTGG TTTGCAAGTCGAGTTCAAATGACAGAGGATGAATTGATACTACACTTCTTTCAGTTTGATG AAGTAGGCAAAGGGGGGATAAGTCTTAGGGATTTGAGAAGAGTAGCAGCTTCACATGATTTTACATGGACAGATGAAGAGATGAGGGATATGATTCAATTCTTTGATAGCAATGGAGATGGAAAG CTAAGCCTTGAGGATTTCACTAAGATTGTTGAGCGATGTCACATGAGACAAGGGTCTGAAAATACACAATTGGCATCATGA